In one window of Tumebacillus algifaecis DNA:
- a CDS encoding M2 family metallopeptidase, translating to MNTEMQNFLDRVIPTYRKLTIDSSIAYWEATNHGNPEAEARYSALKSEYMKLLANREDFAELKRLKESGAVTDPLLARQLVILYNQYEQQQMDDADIEKLVAMETEIESIYNTFRATIDGEKKSDNEISDILRQELDNTKRQTAWEGSKQIGVAVADKVLDVVRFRNAIAKKLGYDNFYTMNLTLQELNESELFDLLGELERQTLAPYAAMKQELDAELSQRYGIDPSQMLPWHYSDPFFQEVPVMSDLDLDKYFVDQDVVALTKKYFDSIGLTDMQKIIDNSDLYEREGKYQHAYCTNIDREGDTRMLCNVRNNDYWMSTMLHEAGHAVYDYYNDPSLPYVLRDAAHTLTTEAIAMLFGRLTKSADFLIQIAGVPADEAHSLEAEFNKQLTRTMLIFVRWNLVMTHFERDLYKNPEQDLNKLWWDYVERFQLVTRPEDRNLPDWAAKIHLAVVPVYYQNYMLGELTASQLQAALSRDLNITSITSDTRIGEWLTQKFFKPGARWSWNEKIAKATGEPLSPQYFVTQFVQA from the coding sequence TTGAACACCGAAATGCAAAATTTTCTGGATCGCGTGATTCCAACGTATCGCAAACTGACGATCGATTCTTCGATCGCCTACTGGGAAGCCACCAATCACGGCAATCCAGAAGCGGAAGCACGCTACAGCGCGCTGAAATCAGAATATATGAAACTGCTGGCCAACCGTGAAGATTTCGCAGAACTGAAGCGATTGAAAGAGAGCGGCGCGGTGACCGATCCACTGCTCGCCCGTCAGTTGGTCATCCTCTATAACCAATATGAGCAACAGCAGATGGACGATGCCGACATCGAAAAGCTAGTCGCGATGGAAACGGAAATCGAGAGCATCTACAACACGTTCCGCGCCACGATCGACGGCGAGAAAAAATCGGACAACGAAATCAGCGACATCTTGCGCCAAGAGCTGGACAACACCAAACGCCAAACGGCATGGGAAGGTTCCAAGCAGATCGGCGTCGCTGTTGCCGACAAAGTGCTGGACGTGGTTCGCTTCCGCAACGCGATCGCGAAGAAGCTCGGCTATGACAATTTTTACACGATGAACCTGACATTGCAGGAACTGAACGAAAGCGAACTGTTCGATCTACTTGGCGAACTGGAGCGCCAGACGCTGGCTCCTTATGCCGCGATGAAGCAGGAACTGGATGCGGAACTGTCACAGCGCTACGGCATCGACCCGTCGCAGATGCTCCCGTGGCACTATTCCGATCCGTTCTTCCAAGAGGTCCCGGTGATGTCCGACCTCGATCTCGACAAGTATTTTGTCGATCAGGACGTGGTGGCGCTGACCAAAAAGTATTTTGACAGCATCGGTCTGACCGACATGCAAAAGATCATCGACAACTCCGACCTGTACGAGCGCGAAGGCAAGTACCAGCATGCCTATTGCACAAACATCGACCGTGAAGGCGATACGCGGATGCTGTGCAACGTGCGCAACAACGACTACTGGATGTCTACGATGTTGCACGAAGCGGGCCATGCGGTGTATGACTACTACAACGACCCGTCGCTTCCGTATGTGCTGCGTGATGCGGCGCATACGCTAACCACTGAGGCGATCGCGATGCTGTTCGGCCGCCTGACCAAAAGCGCAGACTTCCTAATCCAAATCGCCGGCGTTCCGGCTGATGAAGCCCACTCGTTAGAAGCGGAGTTCAACAAACAACTAACGCGCACCATGCTGATCTTCGTGCGTTGGAACCTCGTCATGACGCACTTCGAGCGCGACCTGTACAAGAATCCGGAACAAGACCTGAACAAGCTGTGGTGGGACTATGTTGAGCGCTTCCAACTTGTCACCCGTCCGGAAGACCGCAACCTCCCCGACTGGGCGGCAAAAATTCACCTCGCCGTCGTGCCGGTCTATTACCAAAACTACATGCTGGGCGAACTGACCGCCTCGCAATTGCAAGCGGCGCTCTCTCGCGACCTGAACATCACCTCGATCACAAGCGACACGCGCATCGGTGAATGGCTCACCCAAAAATTCTTCAAACCAGGTGCTCGCTGGTCTTGGAACGAAAAGATCGCCAAGGCGACTGGAGAACCGCTGAGCCCGCAATACTTCGTCACCCAATTCGTACAAGCATAA
- the murC gene encoding UDP-N-acetylmuramate--L-alanine ligase, with product MQKIHFVGIKGSGISALAQVYARMGCEVTGSDTDAVFFTDELLRQAGITQISGPSAHNVQDADIVCHSPAYGDDHIEIKTARELGIEVLTYPQMLGRLMESRMESTVTVSGTHGKTTTTSMIANMLLFAELDPLAIIGSKNYNIGTNGRYGTGHLVAEACEYRRNFHNYSPKIAIINNIDFDHPDYFSGIDDVFDAFQTFVDKVPEDGHLITWGDQALCRQLVSTGKILYFGLNHTNDIYATDVTEQRGMISFMAWERGQQLGTIEVRAIGEHNVLNVLAAITLSRILQVPFEAVQKSFTNFGGVYRRFDYLGRLGDVEVYDDYAHHPSEIEATLKAVKRSFARDHLLTVFQPHTVSRTLAFLDEFADALTLSDEVMLVKIYQSAREVGDRAEELTNLLAERIAARGKTVHLVNTLEEGTEWILQQRAGKAGLVLTMGAGDIRGIGERLIAVHV from the coding sequence GTGCAGAAAATTCACTTCGTGGGAATCAAAGGCTCAGGGATTAGTGCGCTCGCACAAGTGTACGCACGCATGGGCTGCGAGGTGACCGGTTCGGACACAGACGCGGTTTTCTTTACGGATGAACTGCTGCGCCAGGCTGGCATCACGCAGATCTCCGGACCGTCTGCCCACAATGTACAAGACGCAGATATCGTCTGCCACTCTCCGGCATACGGAGATGATCATATCGAGATTAAAACAGCAAGAGAACTTGGCATCGAAGTGCTGACCTACCCGCAGATGCTTGGCCGTTTGATGGAAAGTCGGATGGAATCGACCGTCACCGTCTCCGGCACGCATGGGAAGACGACGACCACTTCGATGATCGCCAACATGCTCTTGTTTGCCGAACTCGATCCGCTGGCCATCATCGGCAGCAAGAACTACAACATCGGCACCAACGGTCGGTATGGAACTGGCCATCTGGTGGCTGAGGCGTGCGAGTATCGCCGCAATTTTCATAACTATAGCCCTAAAATTGCGATCATCAACAACATCGACTTTGACCATCCGGACTATTTTTCAGGGATCGACGATGTGTTCGATGCCTTTCAGACCTTTGTGGACAAAGTGCCTGAAGATGGTCATTTGATCACTTGGGGAGATCAAGCGCTGTGCCGTCAACTCGTCTCCACAGGTAAGATTCTCTATTTTGGATTGAATCATACAAATGACATCTATGCGACCGATGTGACAGAGCAGCGCGGGATGATCAGCTTCATGGCATGGGAACGCGGACAGCAGCTGGGAACGATTGAGGTGCGCGCGATCGGCGAACATAACGTATTGAATGTGCTCGCTGCGATCACCTTGTCGCGAATCTTGCAGGTTCCGTTCGAGGCGGTACAAAAGTCGTTTACCAATTTTGGCGGGGTGTATCGTCGCTTCGACTATCTCGGCCGTCTGGGCGATGTTGAGGTGTACGATGACTATGCGCATCATCCGAGTGAGATTGAGGCGACGCTCAAAGCGGTGAAGCGTTCGTTCGCACGCGATCACCTGCTCACCGTGTTTCAACCGCACACGGTCTCGCGGACGTTAGCATTCCTCGACGAATTTGCCGACGCGCTGACGCTTTCCGATGAAGTGATGCTGGTCAAGATCTATCAATCGGCTCGTGAAGTGGGCGATCGTGCGGAAGAATTGACCAATCTGCTCGCCGAGCGAATTGCGGCGCGCGGCAAGACCGTTCATCTCGTGAACACACTGGAAGAGGGCACAGAATGGATTTTGCAACAACGTGCCGGAAAAGCGGGCTTGGTGCTGACGATGGGCGCGGGCGACATCCGCGGCATCGGCGAACGATTGATCGCGGTACATGTATAA
- a CDS encoding YkvA family protein, whose translation MDKPGFFQNVVGMFKDPHTPRRDKLLIAGGIVYIISPIDLIPDFLFLVGYADDLACLVGTASLFYKTYNRYVKRNRIVG comes from the coding sequence ATGGATAAGCCTGGTTTTTTCCAAAATGTTGTTGGCATGTTTAAGGACCCACACACGCCGCGGCGTGATAAACTGTTGATCGCAGGTGGTATCGTCTATATCATCTCCCCGATCGATCTGATTCCCGATTTTCTGTTTTTGGTCGGCTATGCTGACGATCTTGCCTGCCTGGTCGGGACGGCCAGCCTGTTCTATAAGACGTACAACCGCTATGTCAAACGCAACCGCATCGTCGGCTAA
- a CDS encoding cation diffusion facilitator family transporter has product MDDKQAMMKQGERGAWISIVAYLILSALKLFIGYVSDSKALFADGLNNSTDIVASVAVLVGLRIARKPADEDHKYGHYRAETVATFIAALIMAGVGINVLWDAIQSMIHRDFAVPDPIGMWVALFSAGVMLFVGQYNLRLGKRIKSQAVLAAAADNRSDAFVSIGAFVGILGAQFGWHWLDPIAALLVAVIILKTAYGIFREATHALTDGYDEEHLKLLEGMILCVPQVRSIIDIKARTHGSNVYVDAVIGVDAELTVGESHDITEQIEQLLFEEEQIEYVHIHVEPVDDSLK; this is encoded by the coding sequence ATGGATGACAAGCAAGCGATGATGAAACAGGGAGAACGTGGTGCATGGATCAGCATAGTGGCCTATCTGATTTTGTCTGCACTGAAGCTGTTCATCGGCTACGTGTCCGATTCGAAAGCTCTGTTTGCCGACGGGTTGAATAACTCGACGGACATCGTAGCTTCAGTCGCCGTGCTGGTGGGTCTGCGCATTGCGCGCAAACCTGCCGATGAAGACCACAAATACGGTCATTATCGGGCGGAGACGGTGGCGACGTTCATCGCGGCGCTGATCATGGCGGGCGTAGGCATCAATGTGTTGTGGGATGCGATACAGAGCATGATCCACCGCGACTTTGCCGTGCCAGATCCGATTGGGATGTGGGTGGCTCTGTTCTCGGCTGGCGTCATGCTGTTTGTCGGGCAGTACAATCTACGCCTTGGCAAGCGGATCAAGTCCCAGGCGGTGCTGGCCGCAGCAGCGGACAACCGTTCGGACGCCTTCGTTTCGATCGGTGCGTTTGTCGGGATTTTGGGTGCCCAGTTCGGATGGCATTGGCTCGATCCGATCGCTGCGCTGTTGGTGGCAGTGATCATATTAAAGACGGCCTATGGGATTTTCCGAGAAGCGACGCACGCCTTGACCGACGGGTATGATGAGGAACATCTGAAACTGCTGGAAGGCATGATCCTATGCGTGCCACAGGTGCGCTCGATCATCGACATCAAAGCCCGCACGCATGGCAGCAATGTGTACGTAGATGCGGTGATCGGTGTCGATGCAGAGCTTACGGTTGGCGAATCGCATGATATCACCGAGCAGATTGAACAGTTGTTGTTTGAAGAGGAGCAGATCGAATATGTCCACATCCATGTCGAACCGGTGGATGATTCGTTAAAATAG
- a CDS encoding DUF6154 family protein, with protein sequence MTMKFVNDLYSHYREQLVGDEEDAVVIVSGILEELKSDHLLDIIRQMNRQELYEMLGRYLVEQLREKMTKEGVGKHRGEITTSSGDIH encoded by the coding sequence ATGACGATGAAGTTTGTGAACGATCTCTACAGCCACTACAGAGAACAACTGGTCGGTGATGAGGAAGATGCGGTCGTCATCGTCTCTGGGATCTTGGAAGAGTTAAAAAGCGATCATTTGCTCGACATCATTCGGCAGATGAATCGCCAAGAACTGTACGAAATGTTAGGGCGCTATCTGGTCGAACAACTGCGTGAGAAAATGACCAAAGAGGGGGTCGGCAAGCACCGAGGAGAAATTACCACCTCGAGCGGTGACATCCATTGA
- a CDS encoding fumarate hydratase, giving the protein MQQFKESMLKLIIETSTNLPSDVRKAVTKARLEEELGNRSSLALDTIAENIVMAQEEEQPICQDTGMPTFHVHVPVGANQIIMKKEIKEAIVEATKMGKLRPNSVDSLTGTNSGDNLGPGTPVIHFEQWERDEIEVQLILKGGGCENKNIQYSLPTELEGLGKAGRDLDGIRKCILHAVYQAQGQGCSAGFIGVGIGGDRTSGYTLAKDQLFRRTDDVNPIADLAKLEDYIMEKANHLGVGTMGFGGKVSLLGCKIGVMNRLPASFYVSVAYNCWAFRRLGVVLDAETGAIKDWQFKEAVDPIDVSKKEAVESDDDTRTVVLQAPITEAQVRDLKVGDVVIINGEMHTGRDAFHKYMIEPEHTSPVDLNGGVIYHCGPVMMKDHSGEWHVKAAGPTTSSREEPYQADIIKKFGLRAVIGKGGMGPKTLKGLQEHGAVYLNAIGGAAQYYARCVKKVKGVDLMEFGIPEAMWHLEVEGFAAIVTMDSHGNSLHADIDNLSLNNLSDFAEKVF; this is encoded by the coding sequence ATGCAACAATTTAAAGAGAGCATGCTGAAACTGATCATCGAAACCTCGACCAATCTGCCGTCAGACGTTCGCAAAGCGGTGACGAAAGCGCGTCTGGAAGAGGAGTTGGGCAATCGTTCCTCGCTCGCACTCGATACGATCGCGGAAAACATCGTGATGGCGCAGGAAGAAGAGCAGCCGATCTGCCAAGACACCGGCATGCCGACCTTCCACGTGCACGTTCCGGTCGGTGCGAACCAGATCATCATGAAGAAAGAGATAAAGGAAGCGATTGTCGAAGCGACCAAGATGGGCAAACTGCGCCCGAACTCGGTCGATTCGCTGACCGGAACCAACTCGGGCGACAACCTCGGCCCGGGCACTCCGGTGATCCACTTCGAACAGTGGGAACGCGATGAGATTGAAGTGCAGTTGATCCTCAAAGGCGGCGGCTGTGAGAACAAGAACATTCAATACTCGCTGCCGACCGAACTGGAAGGGCTCGGCAAGGCGGGCCGCGACCTAGATGGCATCCGCAAGTGTATCCTGCACGCGGTCTATCAGGCGCAAGGGCAAGGTTGCTCGGCAGGCTTCATCGGTGTCGGCATCGGCGGTGATCGCACCTCCGGCTACACGCTGGCCAAAGACCAACTGTTCCGCCGCACCGATGATGTCAACCCGATCGCAGACCTTGCGAAACTGGAAGACTATATCATGGAGAAGGCGAACCACCTCGGCGTGGGCACGATGGGCTTTGGTGGCAAAGTCTCTCTGCTCGGCTGTAAAATCGGTGTGATGAACCGTCTCCCGGCATCGTTTTATGTTTCGGTCGCCTACAACTGCTGGGCGTTCCGCCGTCTGGGTGTCGTGCTCGATGCAGAGACTGGTGCGATCAAAGACTGGCAGTTTAAAGAAGCGGTCGATCCGATCGATGTGTCGAAGAAAGAAGCGGTGGAGAGCGATGATGACACGCGCACCGTGGTATTGCAAGCTCCGATCACCGAAGCGCAAGTGCGCGATCTGAAAGTGGGCGATGTGGTGATCATCAACGGTGAGATGCACACTGGTCGCGATGCGTTCCATAAATACATGATCGAGCCGGAGCACACCTCCCCTGTTGATTTGAACGGCGGCGTGATCTACCATTGTGGCCCGGTCATGATGAAAGATCACAGCGGTGAATGGCATGTCAAGGCGGCTGGCCCGACCACCTCTTCCCGCGAAGAGCCGTACCAAGCGGACATCATCAAAAAGTTCGGCTTGCGCGCCGTCATCGGCAAAGGCGGTATGGGTCCGAAAACGCTGAAAGGCTTGCAGGAGCACGGCGCAGTCTACCTGAACGCGATCGGCGGCGCCGCGCAATACTATGCACGTTGCGTGAAAAAGGTAAAAGGCGTAGACCTGATGGAATTTGGTATTCCAGAAGCGATGTGGCACCTCGAAGTCGAAGGCTTCGCAGCGATCGTCACCATGGACTCGCACGGGAACTCGTTGCATGCTGACATCGATAACCTCTCGCTGAACAACCTCTCCGACTTTGCAGAGAAAGTGTTCTAA
- a CDS encoding two-component system sensor histidine kinase NtrB, translated as MDFLVLGVSLAIAVVCVAGSAFFFNRYSPYGRHGRRQKEGALLHARYHYVIEADPRAILLFQPDLTLVEINQRGRDWLKGTLADLQGKTALEVLSRLQPEHPQALLDQIMQKGAIELKVGERILSDFEWSDLFDEQGLRVGAVLCFRDVTEEKKFQREIIQSEKLAVVGQLAAAMAHEIRNPLTSIKGFLQLLHRLKTMEQEGEIKEYTRIMVEEVDRMEKIIRDFLLMTKPSDVIRETISLNTVIERVLILVQNQAILRNIQVVTELSVLSSVQMHKEAIQQVVLNLMQNALEAMNVGGTLTVRTEEDEKYVVLQVIDTGIGMTDEELHNLGSPFYSTKTEGTGLGLTVSSKIIKEHRGHLDVQSKKGVGTTITIRLPK; from the coding sequence ATGGACTTCTTAGTTCTCGGTGTGTCTTTGGCGATTGCGGTAGTTTGTGTGGCAGGATCTGCCTTCTTTTTCAATAGATACAGCCCGTATGGAAGACATGGACGCAGGCAAAAAGAAGGGGCTCTGCTCCACGCCCGCTACCATTATGTGATCGAAGCGGACCCGCGGGCGATCCTGCTGTTTCAACCTGATCTGACCTTGGTCGAGATCAACCAGCGGGGACGCGATTGGCTGAAAGGAACGCTGGCCGATCTGCAAGGCAAGACGGCGCTCGAGGTGCTCAGCCGTCTGCAGCCCGAACACCCACAGGCCTTGTTGGATCAGATCATGCAAAAGGGCGCGATCGAGCTGAAGGTTGGCGAGCGCATCTTGAGTGATTTTGAGTGGTCCGATCTGTTCGATGAACAAGGGCTTCGGGTCGGCGCAGTGCTTTGTTTCCGCGATGTGACCGAGGAGAAAAAGTTCCAGCGTGAGATCATCCAGTCTGAGAAGCTAGCAGTTGTCGGGCAGTTGGCAGCTGCGATGGCGCATGAGATTCGCAACCCGCTGACCTCGATCAAAGGTTTTTTGCAGTTGTTGCATCGGCTGAAGACGATGGAGCAGGAAGGCGAGATCAAGGAGTACACGCGCATCATGGTCGAAGAGGTCGATCGGATGGAGAAGATCATCCGCGACTTCCTCTTGATGACGAAGCCAAGCGATGTGATTCGGGAGACGATCTCTTTAAATACGGTGATCGAACGGGTGCTGATCCTTGTGCAGAACCAAGCGATCTTGCGCAACATTCAGGTGGTGACAGAACTGAGCGTGCTGTCGTCCGTGCAGATGCACAAAGAGGCGATCCAACAGGTCGTGCTCAACCTGATGCAAAATGCGCTGGAAGCGATGAACGTCGGCGGTACGCTGACGGTGCGCACAGAAGAGGACGAAAAGTATGTCGTCCTACAGGTGATCGACACGGGTATCGGCATGACCGACGAGGAGCTGCACAACCTCGGCAGCCCGTTTTATTCCACGAAAACGGAAGGAACGGGGCTTGGTCTGACCGTATCCTCGAAGATCATCAAAGAGCATCGCGGCCATCTGGACGTCCAATCGAAAAAAGGTGTCGGTACGACGATCACCATTCGCTTACCCAAATAA
- a CDS encoding DUF4097 family beta strand repeat-containing protein has translation MKAIKITAATVLICLILGAALSAYTWFNREARDYDEHTTFDGNKVTAVQVRAFSTDVNLLKSNDDNVHVDFTGQVLRGGIGGREYELNTDLQGETLSIELRHKSHFQLGILEERNLRLEVRVPEKLYNELSVTTASGDVQATGQQAETMTIKTSSGDIRGRDLQGKRLQVSSTSGEQDLQNMIGEVHLESTSGDITLRKWTGERIEVQSSSGEQRLLDLTGKVRAHATSGNLRIGMIALHEGIDLLTTSGDVELLLPTTAFYKLNFRSASGNASVAFPMDASVKEDHRLTATIGDGGPTVQIETSSGDLRILKD, from the coding sequence ATGAAAGCGATCAAAATCACAGCAGCGACCGTGCTGATATGCTTGATACTAGGTGCGGCGCTCAGCGCGTACACTTGGTTCAACCGAGAAGCGCGGGATTATGACGAACATACAACGTTTGACGGAAACAAAGTGACAGCGGTTCAAGTCCGAGCCTTTAGCACCGATGTCAACCTTTTGAAATCGAACGATGACAACGTACATGTGGATTTCACCGGCCAAGTGCTGCGCGGCGGAATTGGCGGCCGGGAGTACGAACTGAACACAGACCTGCAAGGAGAAACGCTGTCGATCGAACTCCGGCACAAATCGCATTTCCAGCTCGGAATCTTGGAGGAGCGCAATCTCCGCCTTGAGGTGCGCGTCCCGGAGAAATTGTACAATGAGCTGAGCGTCACCACAGCTTCTGGGGATGTGCAAGCAACAGGGCAGCAAGCTGAGACCATGACGATCAAAACGTCATCGGGCGATATTCGAGGGCGGGACCTGCAAGGCAAGCGTTTGCAGGTTAGTAGCACGTCGGGCGAACAGGATTTGCAAAATATGATCGGGGAAGTGCATCTGGAAAGCACGTCAGGCGACATCACCTTGCGCAAATGGACCGGAGAGCGGATCGAAGTGCAGTCCAGCTCAGGTGAGCAACGCCTGCTCGATCTGACCGGGAAAGTGCGCGCGCACGCCACCTCTGGTAATCTCCGCATCGGGATGATCGCGCTACATGAAGGAATCGATCTGTTGACCACTTCTGGCGATGTCGAACTGCTTCTGCCGACCACAGCCTTTTACAAACTGAACTTCCGCTCCGCGTCAGGGAATGCGAGCGTTGCTTTCCCGATGGATGCGTCTGTCAAAGAGGATCATCGGCTGACGGCAACCATTGGCGATGGCGGACCGACAGTCCAGATCGAAACGTCGAGCGGAGATCTGCGCATTCTGAAAGATTGA
- a CDS encoding RNA polymerase sigma factor — protein sequence MKGETERLFRELYNDHYGDVYRFVRQSVQHREEVEDLVQDIFIQAYRNFEKFRGECGYKTWLFAIAHNQLNSMWRKFFRRKRIAKQYEQDIKAEAEASYTMEAEWEQRLLSSELHVALEQLSEQYREVIVLRYLHDFSVSDAAIIMNTNDTRVRVLTHRAIIKLRDIWERGEELACKIESNYQKV from the coding sequence GTGAAAGGAGAGACGGAGAGACTCTTCCGCGAGCTGTACAACGATCATTACGGGGATGTCTACCGTTTTGTGCGGCAGTCGGTACAGCATCGCGAAGAGGTTGAAGATCTCGTGCAAGATATTTTCATTCAAGCATATCGCAATTTTGAAAAATTTCGCGGCGAGTGCGGATATAAGACTTGGCTTTTTGCCATCGCTCACAATCAGCTCAACTCGATGTGGCGCAAGTTTTTCCGGCGAAAACGCATCGCAAAGCAGTATGAACAGGACATCAAAGCGGAAGCAGAAGCGAGCTACACGATGGAGGCCGAATGGGAGCAGCGCTTGCTCAGCAGCGAATTGCATGTGGCGCTTGAACAGTTGTCCGAGCAGTATCGGGAAGTGATCGTGCTGCGCTATCTGCATGATTTTTCGGTGTCCGATGCGGCGATCATCATGAACACGAACGACACGAGGGTGCGTGTGCTGACCCACCGCGCCATCATCAAACTGCGCGACATTTGGGAACGAGGGGAGGAACTTGCATGCAAGATCGAGTCGAACTACCAGAAAGTTTAG
- the argS gene encoding arginine--tRNA ligase translates to MPYKHKIAEQIAQVVNLDLATVTKMLETPKDQKMGDLAFPCFQLAKTLRKAPPVIAADVAAQLTPALQEAGVPVSNLQVVGAYINFFLDQQAVARDVITAVLTQGENYGAQDLGGGAHVTIDLSSPNIAKPFSMGHLRSTVIGNALANLLEKMNYSPVRINHLGDWGTQFGKLIVAYKLWGSEEAVRENPIPELLRLYIKFHEEAKAHPELEDQGREWFKKLEDGDADAEQLWQWFRDESLQEFNKTYELMGIKFDSLHGEAFYNDKMDRVVNELEAKGLLVEDEGAMVVKLDEYDMPPCLIKKSDGATLYATRDLAAALYRQDTYKFTKALYVVGNEQRLHFRQVFKVLEKMGYEWAQEMHHIPFGMMLKDGKKMSTRKGKVILLDEVLQTAVDDVKKVIAEKNPQLENQDKVTEQVGVGAIIFHDLKNYRMNDINFSWEEMLTFEGETGPYVQYTHARANSILRKAGYVENTAVTLPEGALEGPESWAVVTLLLNFPHVIKRAADEFDPSVLGKYIIDLAQAFNKFYANVRVLAEDEAVKQARLQLVAATAIALKEGLRLLGLEAPAEM, encoded by the coding sequence ATGCCGTACAAACATAAGATTGCAGAACAGATTGCACAGGTGGTCAACCTCGATTTAGCGACCGTCACCAAAATGCTGGAAACGCCAAAAGATCAAAAGATGGGTGACCTTGCGTTCCCTTGCTTCCAATTGGCGAAAACGCTGCGCAAAGCGCCGCCTGTGATCGCGGCAGATGTGGCGGCCCAATTGACCCCGGCGTTGCAAGAGGCGGGCGTGCCGGTTTCCAACTTGCAAGTGGTCGGTGCGTACATCAACTTCTTCCTCGACCAGCAAGCGGTCGCCCGCGATGTGATCACAGCGGTGTTGACGCAAGGTGAGAACTATGGCGCCCAAGACCTCGGCGGTGGCGCGCATGTGACGATCGACCTGTCGTCGCCAAACATCGCCAAGCCGTTTTCGATGGGTCATCTGCGCTCGACCGTCATCGGGAACGCGCTTGCAAATCTGCTGGAAAAGATGAACTACAGCCCGGTGCGGATCAACCACCTTGGCGACTGGGGCACCCAGTTTGGCAAACTGATCGTCGCCTATAAACTGTGGGGTAGCGAAGAGGCGGTGCGCGAGAATCCGATCCCTGAACTGCTCCGCCTGTACATCAAGTTTCATGAGGAAGCCAAAGCGCATCCGGAACTGGAAGATCAAGGTCGGGAGTGGTTTAAAAAGCTGGAAGATGGCGATGCCGATGCCGAGCAGCTCTGGCAATGGTTCCGCGATGAGTCTTTGCAGGAGTTTAACAAAACGTATGAACTGATGGGCATCAAGTTCGACTCCCTGCATGGCGAAGCGTTCTACAACGACAAGATGGATCGCGTCGTCAACGAACTGGAAGCCAAAGGTCTGCTCGTAGAAGACGAAGGGGCGATGGTCGTCAAGCTCGACGAGTATGACATGCCGCCGTGCCTGATCAAAAAATCGGACGGTGCGACGCTGTACGCAACTCGCGATCTGGCCGCAGCTCTTTATCGTCAGGATACCTACAAATTTACCAAAGCGCTCTATGTGGTCGGCAATGAACAGCGCTTGCACTTCCGCCAAGTGTTTAAAGTGCTGGAAAAGATGGGCTACGAGTGGGCGCAAGAGATGCATCACATCCCGTTTGGCATGATGCTCAAAGACGGTAAGAAAATGTCAACCCGCAAAGGCAAAGTCATTCTGCTCGACGAAGTGCTGCAGACGGCGGTAGACGATGTGAAAAAAGTGATCGCCGAGAAGAACCCGCAACTGGAGAACCAAGACAAAGTGACAGAGCAAGTCGGGGTAGGCGCGATCATCTTCCATGACTTGAAAAACTACCGCATGAACGACATCAACTTCTCCTGGGAAGAGATGTTGACTTTCGAAGGCGAAACCGGGCCGTATGTGCAGTATACACATGCGCGCGCCAACTCGATTTTGCGCAAAGCAGGCTATGTGGAAAACACAGCGGTCACTCTGCCTGAAGGGGCGCTGGAAGGGCCGGAGTCTTGGGCGGTGGTCACGCTCTTGCTCAACTTCCCGCATGTGATCAAGCGTGCAGCAGACGAGTTCGACCCGTCGGTGCTTGGCAAATACATCATCGACCTCGCGCAAGCATTTAACAAATTTTACGCGAACGTTCGCGTGCTCGCCGAGGATGAAGCGGTGAAACAGGCACGCTTGCAACTGGTGGCCGCGACGGCGATCGCGCTCAAGGAAGGTCTTCGCCTGCTCGGGTTGGAAGCACCTGCTGAGATGTAA